ATTCCTGCGTTCCGGCGAGTTGCCTCACTGGTGGCTGCCGCACATCGGATCACCGCGCGGCTCTCACTCCCCCCACCGCCCTCGCCGACATCGCCTCGCCCGTGCCCTCCGGCCCCATCCCCTCCGTCGTCGTCGCCTTCACGGACACAGCGCCGAGCGGCACTCCGAGCACGCGCGCGAGCTTCTGCCGCATCTGGGGAATGAACGGCGCGAGTCGCGGCTTCTCCGCCACGATGACCACATCCACGAACCGCACGGCGAACCCTCGCGTCCGGACGATCTCGACCACGCGCTCCAGGAGCACAAGGCTCGAGATGCCCCGATACGCCGGGTCACCCGGCGGGAAGTGCTGCCCGATGTCGCCGGCGGCGACCGCGCCCAGGAGCGCATCCATCACCGCATGCGTCGCGACGTCGGCGTCCGAGTGACCTTCAAGTCCCTTCTCGAACGGCACCTCGACGCCGCAGAGCACCAGCCGCCGGCCCGGAACCAGACGATGCAGGTCGTAGCCGATGCCCACGCGAACCGAGGCATCGAGCCCGACCGCAGCGCCGAGTCGCAACCGGGCCGTCTCGAGGTCCGCCCCCGTCGTCACCTTCACATTCCCCGGCTCGCCTTCGACGACGGCGACCCGACCGCCCGCAAGCTCCACCGCCTGCGCGTCGTCGGTCACGACCGCATCGCCGAGCGCCGCGAGCGCGTCCGCGAGCGTCGCGCGCGTGAACCCCTGCGGCGTCTGCACGAGCCCGAGCACCGAACGATCGAGGGTCGCGACGACCGCGCCCGCGTCAACGCGCTTCACGGTGTCGGGCACGGACACCACGGGCACGACCGCGCCGCGCTCGCCGCCGACAACCACGGCCTCGACCACGCGCCGCGCAAGCTCGGCGGACGCGAACGGCCGCGCCGCGTCGTGCACGAGCACGACCTCCATGTCGCCGCGCAGCGCGGCGAGCCCACGCGCGACCGAGTCCTGCCGCCGCGCGCCGCCCGCGACCA
This DNA window, taken from Candidatus Effluviviaceae Genus I sp., encodes the following:
- a CDS encoding 2-C-methyl-D-erythritol 2,4-cyclodiphosphate synthase, whose product is MARVGAILVAAGASTRAGGGTAKQFQVLGVEPMFVHALKCLVPVADEIVVVAPADAVETARGLVLESGVCGTVPVGVVAGGARRQDSVARGLAALRGDMEVVLVHDAARPFASAELARRVVEAVVVGGERGAVVPVVSVPDTVKRVDAGAVVATLDRSVLGLVQTPQGFTRATLADALAALGDAVVTDDAQAVELAGGRVAVVEGEPGNVKVTTGADLETARLRLGAAVGLDASVRVGIGYDLHRLVPGRRLVLCGVEVPFEKGLEGHSDADVATHAVMDALLGAVAAGDIGQHFPPGDPAYRGISSLVLLERVVEIVRTRGFAVRFVDVVIVAEKPRLAPFIPQMRQKLARVLGVPLGAVSVKATTTEGMGPEGTGEAMSARAVGGVRAAR